The region CCCACAGGGTGGAACCTGGCCTGttggccccccaccctgccccaaccCCTCACGAAGGGGACTTGGGCAAGAGAagggccaccccccacccctgggggggCAGAGAAGACGCAGAGTACTTTTAAACATGCAGCCTTTTGTGACTACGTTGGGAGGGTAACAGGAGTCGATAGGGCGGAGAGAGGTTACAGCGACGCCTAGGCTGTTTCAATTGCTCCAGCTACGTCCAGGGAGACTCCTCACCTTGGGTGCTGGTTGGTttttgtgtgcgtgtgcgtgtgcgtgtttTGTCCACTGATTTGCATGCATCAccaacaaaagaaggaaaacacccCCCTCCTGTTCTGGCtgctgcagaggggctggggggaggggccccgtGGCCCAGCTTCAAGGTGGCCAGCtctgggggagtggaggggcaCTGTGTGGGCAGTGACTGCCTTCACATGCCCAGCCCTCAGTTTGCTCCACCTCTGTCCCTATCACACATCCTCAAACCCCCACATCCATTCCCTGTACCCTCCATCCCCGCCTCCCATCCTCCACTCCCCATTCCCTGCCACACCTGCATTTCCTGCCGCCCATCACACTCCATACCCACCTTCCCTGAAGGCCACCCTGCGTGGCCACGGCCCCATGGGCTCCCTCTGAACTACCTGAGGTCTTCAACTCATCCCAAGCTGTGGCCAATCTCCAGCCCCAAGGGAAGAGCCCCCATCCCTAGGACCCACTTTTGGGACTAGTTTCTCCGGGTCAGGCTGACAAGGCACAGTGGCCCAGACCCCCTGCCTGactcctggccccagccctccaGTGCCCAGGGTAGGTCGGGGGCTATACCACAAGCAGCTAAACATGACTTTGGTAAAAGTTTCTGAAGGTATCAATAAGCCCCATGAGAACaagctcttcttcctccctccgtCCCCCAAACACCCCACCAAGTACAATAATATACAATAAACTCCAAAAAGGACCCCCTGAGatcaaagagagagacagacagacagactgacagagAGGGAGCACGAGCACGCACGCAAGAGCACGCAGCCTGGGTCAGCTGCAGTCACAACGCCCAGACTGCCTTCCTGGGATGAGGATGCCAGCCAAAAGACTCATCGCTCGCCACAGACCTAAGAGGACCGAGGGGTCCCATTGTGGGTGGCAGAGCCTGGGCGTGggccaggagagaggcagaggcagaagcaggaaaggagacagaagaaaccagagaggcagcaagggaggtgagagagggaggtggagacaGAGCATGTGTACCATGGAAAGTGGAAAGGGCAGCATGGGGTGAGTGTGGGAGGATGCAGGACAGGTGACTCTCTCCTGGCCTGTGGTGGCCACCCCAGCCCAGAGGTTACGACTGAATAAATAGCGAGTCTGCTCGCGACCTGCTGTCTTCCGTTCACAGTGTCTGTAGGGGGACTCGTACAGTCGGCTGACCCCAGGACTGGAGGGGCTAGGGCCTGGTGGGCCCATCTGTCCATGGCTGCTGGGTAGGGAGTCAGGGTTGGGTTGGCATCCCATACTTTGTCCTCAGCCCTTGGCGGCCATCCAGTTCCCAGGTCTCCCGTGGTAGGCAGCTAGGTGGCCAGGTAGGGAAGAGGGGGCCTGAGGCCACTTCCCTGGCCCCCACAGTGGGGCTGGCCGCCACCATGCAGCTACCTGAAGAAGGGCAGGTGGTGTTGGTTTAGGACTCCACTAGTCCTCGGTGACTCGGTCTTCGCCATGACATCCTTGAACCAGGATGCCACATCCACGTCCAGCGTCTCATAGTGCTTGATGAAGCTGTGTTCCTGCAGTGCCCAAGAGGGGTGCTTAGGACAAGGGCAGCTTCCCTGCTAGCCCCACCCAGGCTCTGGATGTCCAGAGGAGTGAGTGGTGGGGAGTGAGGCTGGGACAGAGTAGGGAGGGGCTTCAGATACTCACAAGTAGCTTATTGTACTTTGGTCTCTTCCTGTGATCTTTAGTAAGGCTggaaacagagaggagagggaagtgaggacCTGGAGATAGGCCCGGCCATGCCACCTGCTGAGCCAGGGTTCTGCAAAAATTGTGGGAAGGAGCTTCTGTGTCCTCCCAGCCCTGTGCCATGAGCTGGAACACCTCAAAGGACCCAGGGCCTGCACTGACCTGGGCGGGGGCTGAACCGTGTCATGAGGTGCCAGTAGGAGTTCCCTGGAGAGAGAATCCAACATGGACATCCTGCCTGAGCAATTCTGCTTGACGGTGCAGAATGCTTCGAGCCCTCTGACCTTTGCTTGTTTTCAACCTCCTGAAGTGAAGCTCATGGTCATCTAGCCAAATGCTCTGGAGCCAGCTGTCCCCTCAGGCCCAGTCTGAACCCTGGTCATAGCGCCTAGGGCTCCAGTTTCTGCCTACAGCCCCTGCCCTGAGGTACTTCTGGCCCACAGTTGCCCAACCCCCATGAAGGAGGGCTTGCCATTCCCCTCAGGCTCCACAGCTTCCCCGTTGCCCTGACCTCGGGCTACACCTGACTTGCCCACTTCCCCCAGCACAGCGCTGGGGTAGAAGCTCCTCACCAGTCTTTGACGAAGGACTGAAAGTCCCCCGAGAAACCCATGTGGCCGGGCAGGAGTGGGGGCTCTTCCTGCAGGACCTTGGTGAGGACCTCAAAGTCCGTCTTACAGTTCTTGTAGGGAAACTGTCCTGTCGCCAGCTCCACCTGGGGAGAGATGGATGGCTGGGTTGGCCAAGGAcaggctcctgccctccctgctatCCTCCTGTACCCCAAGAATGGGTCAGCCCAGCTCCCAACTCACCAGGGAGATGCCCAGGCTCCACACGTCAGCCCGGATGTCATAGTCTGGCTTGGTGGGGTCCGGGGGGTCAATGCGCTCAGGCTacagggaagaggcaggggagagtaaacagggaaaggggagaagggagcccTGTGGCGGGGGCAGGTGCACTGCCCAGGTCCCCAGGCTACCCGCCCGCTGGGCCGCCACTTACTGCCATGTAGGCAGCACAGCCAGCGCTCCGAGTTTTGGCCTTGGAGTCGACAAGGCGGCCACTGATGCCAAAGTCGCAGAGCTTGATTTGGCCCCGCTCGTCCAACAGGATGTTGGAGGGCTTGACGTCCCGGTGGATTACCCCGTGCTTCTCTTTCAGGTAATACAGCGCCTTCACAATCTTTGAGGAAAGGGGAGGGTGCTGTGACTGGGTCAGGAAGGGGGTTGATGGGGTCTGGGCAGCCAGTCTCAGCCCCTGTCCCTGCCTGGCCACTCACCGCTACCGTCATCTTGCCTAGGATCCGCTCAGGGATGGGGCCCTGCATCCGCTTCTTCAGCTTCTCGGCACAGGTGCCCATAAGCTCCATGGCAATGAAGACATCCGTCTGCAGGGGCAGAGGCATGGCTTTGGGGCAGCCATACCCTCTTGCCCACCCCAATCACAGGAAGAGGATGGCGGCTCAGGGAAAGGCTCAGAGCAGCAAGGGAGACTCAAGGAAGTGGGCAGACAAGGTGGGGCATGGCAGTCGGGCTCACGTTAGTGATGAAGGTCCCAAAGCACTGCACGATGTAGGGGCAGTCATGGCTCTTGAGTACCACGTCTAGGTCCATGAGGATCCGCTTGTTCTCTTCTTTGTTCCCTGAACGTCGCATTTGCTGCACAGGATGgtgtggggaggaaaggagatcCTAAGTACCAGACATGAGGGTCATGGGGTTTACTTGGGTCGGGTGGGGGCTCACCTTGACAGCAATGATGTGGCCTGTCTTTCTGAAGCGCATCTTCCATACCTGGCCGCAGGTGCCACTGCCCATCTCCCCCAAGTTCTCCAGGTCATTGATTTCCGCCTGGTAGCGCTGGTGAGGAGAGTTGTGGCTGGGGGTCTGCCTTGCCTCTGTCCCACCACACAGACCCAGCCTTGCTGAgacctgcccaccccctgggggCTAGGGGAAGGGTGGTACCTGGCCCCCGATAGTCAGGTAGCCTGTCTGCTTCATGATCTCCTGCAGCTTCTGATCAATCTCAATACTAAAGGAACAGGGAGCATGTGTGGGTGGAGGGGTGTCCTGACCAACCTGAGGCCACCCCAGCTCCCAACAGGCAGGGATTCCCACAAAttccaccaccccctccctggaGCCAGCCCAGAGGCCCTCCCCGACACTGACCTCCCACAGATCAGCTGGCCCTGCTCCAAAGGCTCACCTCTCCACGCTTCGGGGTGTGAACAAGGTGGATGGGAGTCCCAGCATgtggcggggccgggcggggggtgTAGGTTGCTGTGGGGAGCTCTCGGAGGATGGTGAGCGGCTGCCGCCATCATTGGCCAGTgggagctgcagggctggggggggtggtGAGAGCCAGGGGCGTGGAGGGGGTTAGTGTCCAGTTGGCCCCACCTCCAGTGCTGGCACTCTTAGGGGCTAGGGACCTTAACCTTCCCCTCCTAGGCTTCTTCGCATTAGCTAGCACAGCCTCCTGCCCTgctgggtgggaggagctggggtctGTACCCTTGGCACCACTCTCAGAGTACCTCTTCCATGCCCCTACTCTGAAAGGAGATGGAGTGGGCTGGCTGGGAATGGTGGTCCTCAGAGGCTGAGAGTTTATGCCCAAATCTACACTGATGGTGTCATGAGGCCTGGAGGCTGATGGTGTCCCTCAGGCAGGCACCCTCCCTGGCATGCCCCTTTCCTCCTCACCTCTGCCACAGTGCCCATGCTTGGGACCATGTGAGGAAGGACTGCCTGTCAGGATCAGCCTGAGATTTGGTCTTGTGGGCTGAAATGAACTTGGCTGCCCAACCAGAATGAGGCAGACTGCCTTAGGGAGACAATGGGCAAGGGACCCACACTTCCCATGTCCTATGTTCTGTTCCAGAGTCAGGGAGGGCCACCCTCTGGGCAGCAGGTTCATCTCTGAGCTTCCCAACCTGGCCTGCAGAGCTGGGGCagacaggggcagggcaggggcaggacccCAGACTGGGCCTGTGTGCTGATGATGGAGGGTTCTGGGTGGTGCCACCCCTACAGGACTGGCAGGATTTGGAAGGGGTGCTTGGCCAGGCAGGGGTTTGGTTCTTTCCAGCAGCCTGCATGCGGATGGCTTGAGCATGCTGCAGGCAGACAGGCGGGCAGGCAGCGGGCAGGCAGGGGACACCCCAGGACAGGCAGGGAGTGTTAGGGGATGGGATggcaggagacagacagacaggagccAAGACTGGGACCCAGCTGCCCAAGACTAGGGTGCTGCAGAGACAGGCAAGAGAGGCCCAGACAAGAGAGCATGTTTGCTGAAGGGCTGGGAGCCTCCCTTGGCTGGGCTGGCAACAGGATGGAGGAGCAGGGACCACTGTGGCTCTGAGAGGAGAATGACAATCCTCCATTGAACCCTCAtccccccaggcctggcactctGGAAGGGGGTCCTTGGCTGGGGAGGGCACTGGCTACAAGTGCCCTCCCAGGTACACCTTCCCATGGAGAGCAGGCCTAGGGCCTGCTCCCAGCTGatgcccttcctctctccacacCTCCTGCCACAGCCCATGTAGTCCTCCTGCAGTTCTGCAAGCACCTGGTAATATGGGCCTGAATTGCTGGCAGGTGGGCACTTTCCTTGCCCTGTTGGCCCAGGTCCCTGATTCCAGCCAGAGTGCGGGGGCAGGTATATGACCTTGGTCTGCAGGTTCTAGAAAGGGTACAGGTACTGAAAGGGCCTGGCGGCAATAGAGAAAGAGCTCGGGGGACCACAGGGACACAGTCAAACCCAGCACCCTTGACTTCCATGCCCTGCCCCATCCCGGCTGTGTAATGAATGTCCTTGTATCTTGGCTCTGCCATGGCCTAAACCATAGTGCtaagcccccctgccccccactgaaCAGCCTCGCCTTGTACTCGTACACCTGGACCTTCTTGAGACACTTCTAGGTTCTCATCCCAAGAGGTATCTGGACCCCTTTTCTGCCCTGCACTGTCAGCTCTCTGGGGAGAGGACCACATTCCTACTCTCTAAACACTTTGGTtccccatgtgtcccttcccttGCATAGGCCACTGGACCTTTGCGAGCTGTCCCAGAGCCTCAGAAAGGGCTGTGGGCAGACAGAGGCTACCACCAGCCCTGCAAACTGAAGCACAGGGGGATGTGAAGTGGCTggaagggagtggggtggggagaggggaaataCATAATGTCCCAGTGTGGGCACTGAGCACTGAGCTGGTAATGGGCCACGCAGCAGGTCAGGAGAACAGAGAGCATGAAAATGAATGAGacaaagatgaatgaataagaaaaaaggtGGGGACGTGAGGACATGCGGCTATCTGGAGCCACAGGTGTACCAGGTTGTCAGCCAGCATACGTGCCCACACACACAGGTCATGGCAAACCCCCCACATGCAGACAAGTAGACAGTACAACATGGGGCCCCCACCAGCATCTTACACATACACACGAGGCTGTACACATACAACTTCCCAACCTAGTCCCACTTACCCACAAGGACCAATGGTACCAGACCTCCAGCCCAGTCAATCTCACAAAGACCGAAGCATGAGCCACCCTACACACATCCATTCCCAGTTCCACTGGCACCTGGACTCAGGCCTTGCAGGGCCATTCCTCCAACTCTACTTGCACACCCCTCACCCTCAATGAGACTTTGCTCTAACCCTCCCATCTCCAAAGGCTTGCCCCGACCTCCCTACTACAGCACCTTCACCCCTGCTCCACTCTGCCCTTAAGGATCATAGCCTCCCCTGCTCTCCTTGACCAGGAATCCGCTCATtgttcccacccccagctcaccCCTAGTGCAGCATCAGCTGCACAAGGAGAGGAATCTGGTCCATTTTATTCACAGCTGTGTCCCTGGAGCCTGGGGCAGGCACAGCACATAGGGGCCAAACATGTCCCCTGAATTGCTGAAATGGATCCGTAAGCACAACTGATGCACAGGtccattttttctccttcccactacacacacgtacacacacggGCTTCTCTCACAAGTGACACACTACCAGTCAGTGAGGGAGCCCAGTTCCTCCTCCAGGGAGTCCAAACCTGCATCCAACAGGAtgggagaaaggggaggtgaGAGGACATAGAGGAAGAGGCAAAGTAGGCCTGATGTGGCTCCCATGGAGGGAGAGTGAGAGTTCAaggaaatgtgtatgtgtgtgtgcgcgtgcacacacatgtatatacacacaaacacacacagcatGGAGGAAC is a window of Phyllostomus discolor isolate MPI-MPIP mPhyDis1 chromosome 8, mPhyDis1.pri.v3, whole genome shotgun sequence DNA encoding:
- the MAP2K7 gene encoding dual specificity mitogen-activated protein kinase kinase 7 isoform X2, with translation MAASSLEQKLSRLEAKLKQENREARRRIDLNLDISPQRPRPTLQLPLANDGGSRSPSSESSPQQPTPPARPRHMLGLPSTLFTPRSVESIEIDQKLQEIMKQTGYLTIGGQRYQAEINDLENLGEMGSGTCGQVWKMRFRKTGHIIAVKQMRRSGNKEENKRILMDLDVVLKSHDCPYIVQCFGTFITNTDVFIAMELMGTCAEKLKKRMQGPIPERILGKMTVAIVKALYYLKEKHGVIHRDVKPSNILLDERGQIKLCDFGISGRLVDSKAKTRSAGCAAYMAPERIDPPDPTKPDYDIRADVWSLGISLVELATGQFPYKNCKTDFEVLTKVLQEEPPLLPGHMGFSGDFQSFVKDCLTKDHRKRPKYNKLLEHSFIKHYETLDVDVASWFKDVMAKTESPRTSGVLNQHHLPFFR
- the MAP2K7 gene encoding dual specificity mitogen-activated protein kinase kinase 7 isoform X1 codes for the protein MAASSLEQKLSRLEAKLKQENREARRRIDLNLDISPQRPRPIIVITLSPAPAPSQRAALQLPLANDGGSRSPSSESSPQQPTPPARPRHMLGLPSTLFTPRSVESIEIDQKLQEIMKQTGYLTIGGQRYQAEINDLENLGEMGSGTCGQVWKMRFRKTGHIIAVKQMRRSGNKEENKRILMDLDVVLKSHDCPYIVQCFGTFITNTDVFIAMELMGTCAEKLKKRMQGPIPERILGKMTVAIVKALYYLKEKHGVIHRDVKPSNILLDERGQIKLCDFGISGRLVDSKAKTRSAGCAAYMAPERIDPPDPTKPDYDIRADVWSLGISLVELATGQFPYKNCKTDFEVLTKVLQEEPPLLPGHMGFSGDFQSFVKDCLTKDHRKRPKYNKLLEHSFIKHYETLDVDVASWFKDVMAKTESPRTSGVLNQHHLPFFR